The following proteins are encoded in a genomic region of Hirundo rustica isolate bHirRus1 chromosome 3, bHirRus1.pri.v3, whole genome shotgun sequence:
- the ENAH gene encoding protein enabled homolog isoform X4, which yields MMRVYKPPAVLQGRQGPKLDRILSQLQEQQRQKELERERLDRERMERERLERERLERERLERERLEQEQLERERQERERQERLERERQEKERQDRERLERLERERQERERQEQLEREQLEWERERRISNAAPSFDNSPYSTPLPDYSSCQPPSAPPPSYAKAVSAPMAEATPEYAVVTSAPPTCAPPTPPLRHSASRFATSLGSAFHPVLPHYATVPRPLNKSSRPPSPVSAAATLPPSAKPVAWSAPAFGPLPPSPPVMISSPPGKAAGPRPVLPVPPSNPAAPASTSPTAPNGLPENLAYPVPSPSTSGPTPPPPPPPPPLPSFPPLSLSGPQASPSPNSPNASTPSSKPSVLPSPSAATPASVENSLNSVLGDSSASEPVLQAASQPVEAPSQQGAVQGPPAPPPPPPLPPGPAQSSVAAPPPPGPPPPPPLPPSGPPPPPPPPPPLPSQVPPVPLPPPAPPLPASGFSAGFVSEDNRPLTGLAAALAGAKLRKVSRGEDSSSSSGGGGGGSASSKADSGRGNGPLPLGGSGLMEEMSALLARRRRIAEKGSTEPEQKEDKAEESESSSSKVSSTSTPELTRKPWERTNTVNGSKSPVISRRESPWKNLLASENRFYDSLNRPKSTPTGQPSANGVQSEGLDYDRLKQDILDEMRKELTKLKEELIDAIRQELSKSNTA from the exons ACAGTTGCAAGAGCAACAGaggcagaaggagctggaacGGGAGAGGCTGGATCGTGAACGAATGGAacgggagaggctggagagagagaggctAGAAAGGGAAAGACTGGAAAGAGAGCGCCTAGAGCAGGAGCAACTGGAGAGAGAACGGCAAGAAAGGGAACGGCAAGAGCGCCTAGAAAGGGAGAGACAAGAGAAGGAGAGGCAGGACCGGGAGAGACTTGAACGACTTGAACGGGAGAGGCAAGAAAGAGAACGGCAAGAACAGTTGGAAAGGGAACAGTTGgaatgggaaagagagagaagaatttCAAATGCTG CTCCATCTTTCGACAACTCCCCGTATAGCACTCCACTTCCCGACTACTCCAGTTGCCAGCCTCCTTCAGCACCTCCTCCATCATATGCAAAAGCAGTCTCAGCGCCGATGGCAGAGGCCACGCCGGAGTACGCTGTAGTGACTTCTGCGCCGCCGACTTGCGCTCCCCCCACACCGCCTCTAAGGCACTCTGCATCGCGTTTTGCTACATCCTTAGGCTCAGCTTTCCACCCCGTTCTCCCCCATTACGCCACGGTTCCTCGTCCGCTGAACAAAAGTTCTCGGCCCCCTTCTCCCGTCAGCGCGGCGGCGACTCTGCCTCCCAGCGCAAAGCCCGTGGCCTGGTCCGCGCCCGCTTTCGGCCCCCTGCCCCCGTCTCCTCCGGTCATGATAAGCAGCCCACCGGGCAAAGCTGCCGGCCCGAGACCCGTCCTCCCGGTGCCGCCTTCCAATCCGGCGGCCCCGGCGTCCACGTCTCCCACGGCTCCTAACGGGCTTCCTGAAAACCTGGCTTATCCGGTTCCTTCGCCTTCTACCTCAGGTCCAACGCCGCCTCCgccacctcctccccccccGCTGCCTTCCTTTCCGCCTCTGTCGCTCTCTGGACCTCAAGCTTCTCCTTCTCCCAACTCCCCGAATGCCTCGACTCCCTCATCCAAGCCTAGtgttctcccttctccctctgcagctACCCCTGCCTCTGTTGAGAACTCTCTAAACTCTGTGCTGGGAGACTCCTCTGCTTCTGAGCCAGTCTTGCAGGCAGCCTCTCAGCCGGTTGAAGCTCCGAGCCAGCAGG GTGCTGTCCAAGGACCGcctgcacctcctcctccacctcccctGCCCCCTGGCCCAGCTCAGTCTTCAGTAGCAGCCCCACCTCCTCCTGGCCCTCCACCCCCTCCTCCACTCCCACCttcggggccgccgccgccgccaccgccgcctcCTCCACTGCCCAGCCAAGTTCCTCCCGTTCCCCTgccacctcctgctccccccCTCCCAGCCTCTGGATTTTCGGCGGGATTCGTGTCCGAGGATAATCGCCCTTTAACTGGACTGGCAGCTGCGCTTGCTGGAGCCAAACTTAGGAAAGTCTCACGG GGCGAAGACTCCTCCAGTTcaagtggaggaggaggaggaggctctgcTTCATCCAAAGCAGACAGTGGCCGTGGAAATGGACCTCTTCCCTTGGGAGGCAGCGGGTTGATGGAAGAAATGAGCGCCCTGCTGGCCAGGAG GAGAAGAATTGCTGAAAAGGGATCAACAGAACCAGAGCAGAAAGAAGATAAAGCT GAAGAATCAGAGTCTTCATCTTCTAAGGTTTCTTCAACAAGCACACCCG AACTAACAAGAAAACCATGGGAAAGGACAAATACAGTGAATGGAAGCAAGTCACCTGTTATTTCCAG ACGGGAATCTCCGTGGAAAAATCTGCTTGCTTCTGAAAACAGGTTCTATGATTCATTAAACAG ACCAAAATCTACACCAACGGGACAGCCCAGTGCCAATGGAGTACAGTCAGAAGGTCTAGATTATGACAGATTGAAGCAG GACATTTTAGATGAAATGAGGAAGGAGTTAACGAAATTAAAGGAAGAACTCATTGATG ctaTCAGACAGGAACTCAGCAAGTCCAATACTGCATAG